Genomic window (Aricia agestis chromosome 7, ilAriAges1.1, whole genome shotgun sequence):
CCCCACGCGCCgcacgcgccgccgccgcagccGCCGCACCGGCACGCCGCGCTGCCGCTCAAGCCGGTGACGGCGCAGCCCGGCGGCGACAAGCGGCGCGCGCCCCAGCCCGACTCGATCGTGTGCGAGCGCTGCGGGCGCTGCCGCTGCGACGAGTGCGCGCGGCCGCGGCCGCTGCCGTCGCGCTGGCTGTGCGGCTCGTGTCTGTGCAGCGCGGAGGCGTGCGTGGACTACGCGTCGTGCATGTGCTGCGCCAAGGCGCTGTTCTACCACTGCGGGAGCGGCGAGGAGGAGGCGGCGGCGCCGTGCGCGTGCGGGCCGCGGCTGGCGTGCGTGGCGGCGCTGGCGGTGCCTCTGCCGTGCCTGTGGCTGTACTGGCCGCTGCGCGCGtgcgcggcggcgggcgcggccgcGTACGCGCGCCTCAGCCGCGCCGGCTGCCGCTGCGCCCGGCCGCCGCTGCCCAGTATTATCTAGTCCCGCGCCCGCGAtgtacaaatatttattggcgAGCGGAGAGGCTCGAGAGTCGAGTGAGTGCCGTGAGTGGCGCGCGGGGCCCGGACCCCGCCCCGCGCCGAGTGATCGTCTCGTTGTAAATATAGTCGTATAGTGTGAATGTACGTGAACGTGTCGCCCGAACGCCGAAAGTCTCAAATTTTCTTGAGACCGAAACGTGTCATAAAACGCTAACGTTAGTATTTTGGATTCCGCGCGAGTCCGGAGAAGATTAAGAAATGAGATATAAAACATACTTATTAAGATGTAGATAATTtaccatttatttattaactgaatttgtatttatttgtaaataaaacgacaacaacattatattataaatacgaatgtTTACTACAATGCTGGTTTTTCTTTTATCCCCAATGAAGACTACTCAAACGTGATCAAGGCAATGCAGCAAG
Coding sequences:
- the LOC121728915 gene encoding protein sprouty-like, whose translation is MDEYGGPAAPPRPPKPAARVHRAGARQPAVSLLRPRPEAERERNAYVETPHAPHAPPPQPPHRHAALPLKPVTAQPGGDKRRAPQPDSIVCERCGRCRCDECARPRPLPSRWLCGSCLCSAEACVDYASCMCCAKALFYHCGSGEEEAAAPCACGPRLACVAALAVPLPCLWLYWPLRACAAAGAAAYARLSRAGCRCARPPLPSII